TTCAGAAGTCGAGCCAGCATGGTGGGCTCAGGTCGTGTTTTGGCTTACTGGGTACGGAGTAGGCATGGCTGACATGAGCCAGACTGACCTTGTCCATATGCCAAGTTTTGCTGTGATCTTCAGCCAACAGGCAAGACACGCATGATCGGACCTCTTCTTTACTAATCAATCATTCTCAGTTGCCCCGAATGCCGCTCAGACTGGCCAGTCGGCTCCCACTGACTCCAGACCGCTCTGCAGGCCGCTCCAGTCCGCTCGAGCCCGCTCCATCCCGGTCCAGAGTTTCCCAAAGTCCCACGTGATCGTCCATTGATCAAAGGATACATTTCAACCCGTCAGCGCTAGATGAGCATTGAGCATCTGCTCCCTGCCTTGGACGTCCGTTAACTCCGCCGGAGGCGGCTACTAGGCTCATTCGAGTCTGGCCACAGCGGTTAGATTAAGACTAGTAGCCAATCTCGTCATAGATCGTAGCTCAAAATTATCTTCAAGTGCCGTGAGCCGGGTTTGGCTGTGATGATCCAAAAGTCTGGCGTTGTGTCGCTCCCAAAGAAAGGAAGTGATTGTCGTCAACGTGTCTCTTGTCTCCCCGCCAAGACGGCAGGCTACAGGCAGATCGTTACCAACAGGCTGAATCCTGCCTCGGCCGTTAGAAAAACAAGCCTTTCCAAACTCCGCCACTAGTCGACAACGGGACGAAGCCGCCCGCAGCCCTACAAGGATGAGTGGGCTGACGACGTTGAACAATTGCTCGGGGCTCGTCGGACCTGCAGCCAGTAGAAGCATGATTCAAGTGCCGGCTTACCCTGGCAAGTTGAGGGTAAGATTTAAGCCTTTTCCAGCCCAATCGACGGGTACGACTTCCTTGTGGAGGGAGCCCTGGTCGTGATTGGCAACGGCTCGGTtaagaagatgaggaggataaCAGGCTGGTGATATCCCTCATTCATCGTGCGCGGTGctcctcttttttctttaaCTTTGTCGAAGCACTGCTGGTTTACTCCAAACGTCAAACATGGCTACCCAAGTGAGTCTTTTGACTGCTGCTTGCTTGGTGAAGAATGCTCTAACATACCCTTTTTAGTTCGACACTTCGCCTGAGGTGGTGCACAATCCTTCCGATCATCTCCCACAGGTCTACGATGCCGGAAACTCGACTCATTCAGGTTACCCATACGCCAGTTACACCTCCCCGAGCAGCGATGTGCCGCCTCCCTTCGAGCGTAACGATTCCCAAACCCGAACACCGCCTCTGAACGACAAGGAAGCCGCACAAGACCCGGCACCAACCTTAGCAGCAGTTAGCGAACGCGAAAAGTCACGGATATGTGGATGCCCGGTCATAGTGTTCGTCCTCATCACGGCTCtggctgtcgctgtcgctgccgTGATTGGATTGGCTGCTGCAACTGGTGTAGCTGTGAAGAAGTCAAATGATTCGGACGCCAAGCTTAACGCTCTGCGTGAATCTTATGCCGCTGTCTCCTATGCCGCCGCTGCAACCGCTGCTACTGTCACTGTCACGAGTACTGCGCCTGCTTCGACAGATGTGGATCAGGAGGAGCTCACCAGCGGCTgctccaacaagaaggacaCGACCACGGGAACCGTGTACACATCCAAGTGTAAGCTCCATCAAGCCGCTGAGCTTAAGAAGAGTTAACTAACCATTCATAGTCATGAAAAAGGCCCAATTCACCTTTTACTGCAATACAAACGCCCCTAACGATCCCATCTTCTCAGTCTTCGCCACCAACCTGAACGGATGCATCGAAGCCTGTAACGCCTGGAACAGCTACAACACTACCCAACAAACCTGCGAAGGCGTCTCGTTTGTGCCGTTCTGGGCGAGAATAGGAAACGCTGCCACCAACAACGCTCCTGGTGATTGCTACCTCAAGCCTGGTCCACAGGATCGAGATGGTCTGGAGGATGCTAAGGGCACGCATGCAGCGTTGTTGAAGAACTGAGGAGTAAGGTGGTTCACTGATATTCTTGGAATTGTATAACGATAGGAAGTTACTTGGGTTGGAACAACTGCCTTTAGCCGTGGCGAGGAGTCGAGTTTTAGCTACTGATGGGGTTTATCAGAGTGCTCGATGATGGGCCATTAATTGAACTTTTAATCAAACCAGGTCATGTCCTGAATCACCCCCCTTCTACGAACATCTTGCTTCCGTTATCCAGGTCTAAGGGTTCGCTACTGTCTGATGGCTGGGTTCCGTCATTCGCGATATGATGGCTCTTATGTCTTAGGGTATAGGCCAGCGCCCGCAAAACCCATTTGGCGTGAAGCCAGAAATATTCATCCCATTCAGTTGTATCGCCTCGCTCAGAACACAGGAAAATTATTGGACTCTAGAGATATGATCCGCAGCCTCCTGACTTGGGCCTACGGAATATCGCTCAACACTCTCGAGGCCACCCATCACCCGACGTAGACGCCTGTCCAAACAACGCCTGACCTTGACGATTTTTTTCTGTCTTTGCTGATGTTTGGCGGACAATCTTCTTCCGAACGCTATACGATCCAGGGTGGGCAGTTCCGAGACGTGAATGTCTTGGCACACTAACCATGCTCACTCATCCCTTCCAAACTTCACTGGCTTACGGCAGCCACGTTGTTTCATGCTGCTGACCACTTCTGGAAGGGAATGACAGCTGCAGGGGCCCTGTACCTTGCAGACTGCAAGAGCCCTCTGAAAAGCTATTCGTCTGCTCGGATTATTGTCCCTTGACATGCCGGGGCCCAGGACCATTATGCTGAGGTGACATACGAACGTTAATTTGACTTGGGGTAGACTTGCATCTCCCTCGTGCAGTTGATCAGCTCAAGAAAGGCCGTATCATTGGCCTTAAGGGTCTCACTCCTGACGCCACCGTAATCTTATGATAATTCAAAGAAGCGACAAAGACGCTCGTATGGTACATGCATTTCAGCTCGTATGAGGCGCCCACCAATCACTCGATGGGAAAGCCGACGAGATGAGCTGAAGATTCAGATCTGGGAAAGGCCAGTTCTCACTCGGAGGGTGTTGTAGGGAAGCCAAACCCAAGTCCACCTTCTCATCGGCTTCGCCTCCATTCTCTGTACAAGCTGAGATATGTGCCTCTGCTATGCTGTAGAGGTATTTGCAAAACTCATATGGTCTTTCACACGACCTGGCTAGACTGCTCGTCTGGGCCATGACGTCTAGTGATCCCTTGAGCAAGTCAAGGTCGCCGGTGTCGGAATTTGTGATGCAGTGCAGGAATATTACGACGAAAGGAGTAAGGGGACAGTAAACATGAACCCTGAAGCTTCTTAGCATTCATGCACCAGAATAGGGGAGCTTTTCGTTGTTCTGCTGACATACCACACCGCAAAGAATGCCAACGATTGGGGCTCCAATAGGGAATATTGGGCATGCACCGACACGTGTGACTGCAGGCCGCTTTTGGCTGCTTCAAGGCAAGGATCAGATATAATTCTGACCGAGGTCGAGAGGTCGGGAGCATGGTGGACAAGCGTCAGAGTAGAGTAGTAAGAAACATCGACTGGCCCAAACGTGTTgtcaaagagcttcttgttgtATGCTTTCGAAGTGTCCAGTTGATTCCATGACTCATGCCAATTAGAGAGCTGCTTAGTTGTTTCATCCACGATGATTTGTCTGTCTGCGGTGCTGCGTCTGCGCGAGGCTGGGGAGTAGAGGTTCTCGTATATGCTTGCCTGGATCCTCGCGTAATCGATAAACATCCACAATGAAGTGTCCCATGACTCTCGTCCAGGGTCAGAAGAGATAGCATATGGGTCGAGATCGACATCCAGGTCTTGGATAGTTGAAGTTCTCCCTAGACTGAGAACAGTACTCTTGTCTGAGAAATAGATGCTCCAGAAGAGCCGACGAACTCTGTCTGCTTCATCTGGAGGCATTGCTGCTACTACATGCTCCCTGTGGTAGCCAAGGACGAGGCAATGCCGTGCAGCAGTCGAGGACAAGCGCCACTGAAGTGCAATGTCCCCTTCAGTTTGGGCCTTTTGGGCCTGTATCAAATGTCAACAGACGGTGGCCTTCTGGGCTCGGTTAGGACGAGAGGGAGACTTGCCGCCATGCACAGCACTAGACAATGCTCAAAGGTCGAGACCATGTTAACCTCATATGTTTCTATTCCCGTGAGCTGGTTCTCCTTGCAAACAACCAGGTATTTTgcaacttcttcttcagaaAATTCTGGCCGCGGGAAACACTCAAGGGTGCATAAAATCACGGCGAGCATAGCGTTCAACAGGGTTAGTTCTCCAACTGTGACAGCTTGTACTGGGAAGTATACGCGACGACACAAATCCTCGACTTGTCTCATGTCTATTGGGAAGTATAAAGTCAACAGGCAATCTGAACCTGAGCTGCGGATTAGGACAGGCAGAGACGAGAGGGCGACAACATATTGGGACCTACCTTGCACTGCGCGCAACAAGCGAATGACGAAATCAGCTGGAGGCAAGTTTCCCTGCAATGTTATGCTTGTAGATGGCTTCCATTCTCGGCACTGAGGTGTATCTCCGTCGGACGCCTTGCGTTCGAGGAGCTTGCGTAGACCAGAGATTTTGTCAACGACCTGGGGTGACCCAATACCAGCCAGTGACCCAAACTCGGTGATATCAGTTGCAAGAAGAGCTTGCTTTCTAAATGAAGAGTCTCCCTCAAGCGATGCTAGGTCTATATGGCACGGGCTGGGTTGTGGTGTTAACTGGGCCAATGTCGGTGAGAGTACAGTTGATGTGGTGGCGGCTTCAGAGACCTGAGTGTTACGATCTGATGATAAACTGTTGAGCTGTTGCTCGAGAGCAGTCACTCTTTTGCGCAGTGATTCAATGCTGTCTTGGTCTCTGGAAAGACAACTCATCGTCAGGACAAGGCTCAACTATCTGGAACGACCCTGGGCCTACCTTTCCGGCACCGATCTTGCGTGTGTCGAACGGCGAGTAACATCTTTGGTACTTTCTTGGCAGGTGATCTTTGATGTGATGCAATTGGTACAAGGGATCTCTCGACTGCAGCGTATCTAAGCTGGGTTAGTAACCGATGCACCTTGCCGGCCGGCAGTCAGCTTTCTGGGGTTCGGCCTACCTTGCGGATCCGGCAGTTCCGGCACTGAGGATACCATTAGCTGAGACAAGAAGGATCAAGATAAGCGAATCCCACTCACAGCTCTTGGGACTATGTTGGTAGTGGAGCCCATGGATGATTCTGTGTAGGTAGATAAGCCGATGGAAGTTGTAATGAGAGAACGTACGACCTTGCGTGTCGGGATTTTTAAGACGCGGGACGGAGGGCACGCGTTCCACGGGAAGCGCGGGGTCCGGAGCCGGGAGTGACGGAATGAAGATCGCCAAAAGCGGAATCGGTCTATCTCCGATCGAGTCTAGAGCCTCAGGATGTGTGGAGACTGGAGTGTCGGTCTGGGGAAGGCTATTTCAGGGGATATGGGGAAAAGTGAGAATTGGATAGATCTGTCTGGCCAGAATAGATGGCACCGTTGATAGAATGAGGGTCGGAAGTTTATGTCTTAAAAATTGAGTCAGGGTCAAGCAAGAGTGGTCATAAGACGCGCAAACCACTTCCTCGGTTAAAATAGCTACATGCTAGATTCTACAGACGCTTCAAGACTCGCTTCCTATTCTCCTCCAACTGCCGTGTCACACTATGCGTTGGCACCAGCCCGTCAAACCCATGAGGGAGACCGGGATAGAGATGACACTCTGCCTCCACACCGGCTTCGATGAACTTCTGAACATAGGCTAGGTTCTCCGCAACGAAAAGGTCAAACTGACTGGTGTCCAAATAAAGGGTCGGCAAACCAGCAGCATCCTTGAGACGGCCGGGCGCCGCAAAAACCGGGGTGTCTTCGCCTCCAGGGGTCGTTCCCAGGTAAGCTGTCCAGGCCGTCAAGTTGTCTTCTGCGTCCCATAGCTTGAAAGCACCGGGAACTTCGGAATTGGTTCTGTCATCCAGCATGGGGGAAGAAAGAATCTGCCGAGCAATTGGAGGCGACAGGTTGACGTCCCGAGCCCGGAGCGTCAATGCTGCGGCGAGACCACCCCCTGCACTCTCACCCATGACAGCAATCCGCGCTGGGTCGATGTGTAGAGCGCGCGCGTTGGAGTGAAGCCAAGTGAGGCAAGTCCAGCAGTCGTTCAATGCAGTGGGATACCGATGCTCTGGAGCCAGCCTGTAGTCGACAGAGAATGCCTGCACTCCAGTGTCGGAAACCATGTGCGCCAGTCGTTCAATACTGATCTCGGGAGTCAGAGTAATCAGTCCGCCGCCATGAGCATGAAGCACTGCTGCCGAGGGCCTGTCGGATGAATCTGTGTCCCGCTTTTTATAATGGTAAACTGGCAGCTGATAACCATCTTCTGTTGGTATCTTGACAATCTCAAAGATGACGTCGTCTGGGATGATCGGAGGTGGTGCCTTCATGGCGGCGTATCTGGCTCTTCGGCCTTCTATGTCGtgaagcttgagcttgacgacATCTTTCTGGCTCTCTAGAAGAGGTCCGATTGCGGTAATGAATTCTTGATCAACTTCAAGGACCATGTTGTCGGATTGGTAATCTTGATGGATGAGGTAGAGCGTCGAATTAGCAAATACAATGGCCTTGACTTGTATAGAATTACGGGGATTTGAGATCTCTTATTAATCTATCTTCTCCCCCGCAATTCATTGTATCTTGGCCCCGAATCTCCGGATGGAGAAGTTCTCGGCATTCCGTGGCATATCCTCCGGCTCCATCGGGGCCCGCGCGTCGCACGGCAAGCGAGCTCCAATTGCTTTCCTCTCCGCTGGTTCATGCTTATAGTTTTGTGATTCGGGGTAATCTGAAACTGGCTTCATGGACTGGAAAGCAGGCGGGTCAAGAGTGGTGACAGATCTCGACAACTCTCGTCGTCATATAAGGACACCTGGTTATCCTGACATAGACCTAGAGATCACCTATCACCAACCGAACTCACTTACCGGCTTTATATCACACGTCTCGATTCATTCCTACAAACTTCTGCATATTCGCTATCATGAACGGTCTCGTCAATTCTTCCACAGAATCCGAGGTCAtcgccgacatcatcattgtcggaGCTGGCTTCGGAGGCTGCTACGCCCTGCATGAGTTACGTAACATGGGCTACACTGTTAAGCTTCTCGAAGCTGGCAGTGACTTTGGCGGCGTCTGGCACTTCAACAAGTACCCAGGAGCTCGCGTCGACTCGGACACACCTCTATATCAACTGAGCTTGCCACAGGCTTGGCGCGGGTTCTCATTCCGAGAACGTTTTCCGGGCCACCAAGAACTTCGGGATTACTTTATGCACATCGCCGAAGCCCTGGACCTTCGCAAGGATGCCATTTTCAACACCAGGGTGATCGATGCCAAGTTCAACACCGAGTCCAACGGCTGGGTCCTTCGGGCCGAGAATGGACTTGTGACCAAGTCTCGGTACGTGGTCTTCGCCACTGGCACAACTAATAAGCCGTATATTCCAAGCTTTCCTGGGATCCACAGCTTCTCCGGCAAAGTCATCCATCCTGCAGCTTGGCCCGACAACCTTAATTTGAAGGGCAAAAAGATAGGCTTGGTGGGCCAAGGCGCATCAGGACTGCAAATCTTGCAGGATATCGCCAAGGAGGACTGCGACGTCACCGTCTTTGTCAGAAACCCGCCCACGGCCCTCCCCATGAATCAGAGATCCCTGTCTCATGAAGAGTCtgaagagctcaagaactCGTATGAGGCCTTGTTTTACCACGGAAAGTATCGTGACGAAGCGGGATACTCATTCAACACACCGGTCGGTTCGTTCTATCATACCACGCCCGAGGAGCGTAGGGAGCGATATGAGGAACTGTGGTCGAGAGGATCATACGCCTTTCTGGTATCCATGTACGCAGAGCACCATTACGACAAGCAGTCAAACGCCGAACTGTACCAGTTCTGGGTTGAAAAGGTCAGGGCCCGAATTAGTGATCCTTCCAAGCGCGACATCATGGCGCCTCTGGAGCAATTTCAATGGATCGGCGCCAAGAGGCCAAACCTTGAGATGGACTATTACGAAACGCTCGATCAACCCAACGTCAAACTGGTCAGCCTCAAGAAATCGACAATCAAGGAATTTGTGTCCGACG
This region of Fusarium keratoplasticum isolate Fu6.1 chromosome 7, whole genome shotgun sequence genomic DNA includes:
- a CDS encoding Zn(2)-C6 fungal-type domain-containing protein → MGSTTNIVPRACRNCRIRKIRCSREIPCTNCITSKITCQESTKDVTRRSTHARSVPERDQDSIESLRKRVTALEQQLNSLSSDRNTQVSEAATTSTVLSPTLAQLTPQPSPCHIDLASLEGDSSFRKQALLATDITEFGSLAGIGSPQVVDKISGLRKLLERKASDGDTPQCREWKPSTSITLQGNLPPADFVIRLLRAVQVQAVTVGELTLLNAMLAVILCTLECFPRPEFSEEEVAKYLVVCKENQLTGIETYEVNMVSTFEHCLVLCMAAQKAQTEGDIALQWRLSSTAARHCLVLGYHREHVVAAMPPDEADRVRRLFWSIYFSDKSTVLSLGRTSTIQDLDVDLDPYAISSDPGRESWDTSLWMFIDYARIQASIYENLYSPASRRRSTADRQIIVDETTKQLSNWHESWNQLDTSKAYNKKLFDNTFGPVDVSYYSTLTLVHHAPDLSTSVRIISDPCLEAAKSGLQSHVSVHAQYSLLEPQSLAFFAVWVHVYCPLTPFVVIFLHCITNSDTGDLDLLKGSLDVMAQTSSLARSCERPYEFCKYLYSIAEAHISACTENGGEADEKVDLGLASLQHPPSENWPFPDLNLQLISSAFPSSDWWAPHTS
- a CDS encoding Abhydrolase-3 domain-containing protein, whose product is MVLEVDQEFITAIGPLLESQKDVVKLKLHDIEGRRARYAAMKAPPPIIPDDVIFEIVKIPTEDGYQLPVYHYKKRDTDSSDRPSAAVLHAHGGGLITLTPEISIERLAHMVSDTGVQAFSVDYRLAPEHRYPTALNDCWTCLTWLHSNARALHIDPARIAVMGESAGGGLAAALTLRARDVNLSPPIARQILSSPMLDDRTNSEVPGAFKLWDAEDNLTAWTAYLGTTPGGEDTPVFAAPGRLKDAAGLPTLYLDTSQFDLFVAENLAYVQKFIEAGVEAECHLYPGLPHGFDGLVPTHSVTRQLEENRKRVLKRL